TTcaactattttatataaatattaagaataataCAAGTGTGAGTCTCACATAAGATGATGAAAAAGTTATACATTATATGTAAAAGATCTATAAATccaatatttttagattttgagttaaaaataatattaaatgatgatgtgaaataaaactcaaagtcatatatatatatatatatatatatatatatatatatatatatatatatatatatatatatatatatatatatatatatatatatatatatatatatatatatatatatatatatataacttgcgtacgcctgttttttcaattggtacattttagcaatatgtatcaggttttagtagacaaaaatatcctaatatatcatggattctaaattataaggttaagggtattttaataattttcattctcaaaaaaaaaaaaatctcaaaccCTTGCTCAACTCCCTCATTCTTCTTaatcctttctttttcatctctctcactcaaacattttctctgtcatctctaTGCTAGTCTCAATTGAAAACATCATAAACACTTGCCTAACCTAATCTACCTTCCTCAATTTGTTTCTGTGATTTGTGAAGTTAAAGGTTTTATTTACCATTACATTCTTCtgacttaatttttaattggctaaacttggtttgattttgatcttAGTTTATTGATGATGGTCTGCCTGCAGAGGGGGAGTTTGTAACACAACAAagttctaaaatttaaaaaagaaatttaataataatcagaagggaaaatatataacacagaTTTctaatcaaaaatcaacatcaacatcataaattattttgttattaaactggaaaacaaatgaacgaacagagcaagagcaacaaattgTGGTGTCGCGGGTTGTTGTGTGTGAGTGAGGAAAagtatggagatgagagagaaacaaattggataagtgagaaAGGTAGATTAGGGTTaggcgagtgtttctgatttttttcaattgggactagCATAGagatgatagagaaaatgttggagtgagagagatgaaagagaaagggttgagaggaatgagagaggtgagcaagagtttgggatttttttttttttagttttgagaatgaaagttattaaaatacccttaaccttataACTTAGAATCCTTGATATattagggtatttttgtctactaaaattcggtacacattgctaaaatatacGAACTGAAAACAGACGTACACAAGTTAGCAaacccttatatatatatatatatatatatatatatatatatatatatatatatatataatttcttccttaataaactcttaaaaaaaactaaatgtgAATCTAAGTTCTATGTCAACACAtcaaataaagataattaaattatatatcataagATAAATAACTTATAAACTTAATATCTCAATGTTTTGAATTAAAGGTGATTTTCCTTCCCTAAAAAAGTATCATCAATAAGATTGTTATTAGTTGACAATCTTAtgataaataatagtaataatgatAATGTTGCAttgtatttgtatatatattttgagacATGTTTAGATGATGAAAgcataaaaattgaattgatgtatgtaaaaataaagaaaaatgagagTGCAGAAAAAAGGTGGAAGAATTAGTAGGGCCAGCTGTAGCAGGAAAAAGGGGTTtgaaattatgatttatatgactattggaaaaaaaaaaagttacattattatgaaaatgaaagaagagTGATAACTAGAGAGTTAGAGATAAATTAAGAATGGTGTAGCTGTATCAGAGAAAGCAATCACAATAGCAATAGCAACACAACGAAGAGCATGCACTACCTGCTTCCACTGCATCTCACTCTCAAACGAAGATCCACTTTCCACTGCCCATGTTTTCCGGttcatacaaaatttatatatttattcattatcttttttattttccaactataattttatttctcgattaaaatttaagttaaattataaatctttccaagaaaaaaagtaaatattagtctaatataaaaaaaatactgaaattacttttaattcaaAACTTCAAACAACAATTTTATTGGTCTTTATTCTTATactatatgtttattttttcttagtGTGACATTTTAGACTTacatttaattttctaataataaattaacttatttttacaaaattagttaataaataaaaattgttcacGGTAACTGGATAATTATGTTACGAATGACACAGTAGACTATTATGTCCTATTAACAAAAATGAATTCAATCATAAGtcatctttaaaatatataatttgtattttaaggcaataaaaattatgttctgCCAGTCAATGGTAATTTTCACTACCATTTCGTCTTGCCACTGtttctataattattattacttgtacctttttttatatatttcataatcttttctgtcaaaatttatcaaaattaagcaacaataataaaatttgttttaatatattttgaagaacGCATTATacctattttattatatataaacaaaaatatcaaaacaattttattaacatgaatttttatatatgtaacgtaggaaaaaaaatatttcatcataacaattgatataaaattatatataacttcTATGAAAAAGGAAATTTCAATCTAATCATACATTTAATTTGATAACCAATTGCACAACACTTTAATTCTCCCAAATGAGCATCGTgaaatttttctgtaatttctcatttatttttaattttatataaaattttaaaagattatgaaatagagaaaaaaaaaacaaaaaccccAATCAATTATTAATcgagaaattaattttagttaatatgGCAGTGTTTCCAAAACACTTCTAAAACAAACGGACATTTATAATATGACAGAATAAATTTTTAGACTCATTTAacattataaatacaataatttattttttagattattattttactcttataattaattaatgtaaaatgaaTGTGTTTTTgtattaaagaatatttttcctAAACAAAAATAGCTAAAAAAGTGTGGCAGTTAGTCTATTACTAGTAACACAAATAATTTTCTGACAATGCACCACTTACCAATCCACTTTTTAGGGTATTTTAgctattaaaaaaagttattttctatAGTTGTAAAGGAAAAAAGAgattaaaggataaaatattgaatgaaaAGTGTGTATGAGATATTGTTGAATGTAATTTAGGAATGgaacataatattttaacaattttttcacaatgtcactattttattagtcTATTTGAAATGGATCAATTACAATCTAGTATAGAAAAAATACTGTTAAAGTGATATTTTCCTTCAATAGCACTGACTGACTGAATAGTAGCAAAGATTGGAACATGAAGTAAATGAGATGAACAACATTGCAACAAGTGTGTCATCGAAACATAAGACAGTGAAACCACAGTTTTGACAGgaagttgaaagaaaatgagGAACCCCATTTGCATTAATGACGGAAATaaagtggtggtggtggtggtggtggtggaggcgGCGGTGGCGGCGGTGGTACTAAGAGGGTGGAAAAAGCTTGTCAAGTCTGCATGGTAAAGAGTAGAACTCATCACTCTTAACATCTGCGCTGTACAAGCTGAACCTCTCCCACCACTGCAAACTGATGTCTTTACGTGCAGAATCATCTTCACGAGACAGTGTAACATCCAAAACGAAACCAACCAAAGCTGCAACTGTTGTGTGGGACATGAATATGACACTCACAACATCATTCAACTGCACCACATTcattcaaatcaaatcaaatcaatgaATCATCACAAATTTCAATGATGGGGTTTCGGTTAAAGAGATTTCACCCATAAGGGAATTCCCCCATGCTCCTTCACGTGATAGTATTCTGTGAAATATTGTGGTATGGAGAGGCCCAGGAAGAACGAGAATCCCAACACAAATTTCGTTCTGAAATTGTTCAGGTTACAGAATTGGAGAAAACCAAGCCCCCCAGAAGCTGCGTAATATTCCAAAATGCTATTTAACACTGCCAATTCCCTTTTGCAAACCAACCATAACACCACAATGAATGAATACTAATCAGAGATAACTTACAAACGTAGCCGAATAACACACAGTATAATGCTGCTATAATTGGCATGGGTACTGAAGCAAAAAAGGCTCCCAATTTTCCTAGTTCAAGAGAAAACAGCATGAGTTATCATACTTTAACCAAGAGAATAACAAACTAAGGAAAACATAgccaataaaagaaaattataggTTCGTGAACAATAGTATCAAATCCTGTCATGAAATTTAGTTTCTAATCCCATCATAATTAAGCTAGTTAACAAGTTGAGAGTTGCATATACTGATATCAAATAGTTTTGGCTATGTTAGTATTCAATTTTGGATCTCAAATACTAGTGTCCCACATCTTCTCCAAGACTCTGAAATCATGATTACCATACCGAATATAGAGAAGAAAATCATAAAAGCAGATGATATTTGAACCACTCTTCTGCTTCCTGCTTTTGTCAACGCTAACAAACCAGCATTTTCTCTGAAATACAAGTAAAGCACAATCTGAAAAATACAGGAGGAAAAGGGGCCCCAGGTAAGATAACAAGTTTACAACCCTTACACTGATGCCGTAGACCCTGTTATAGAACCAAACACGCCACTCAGCAAAGCACTTACTCCCTAAAATCACAGTAACAATGACACAAACTACTATGGGTCACACCACAAGTTTTATGAACTGTAGTCAAGGGAGAAAACTGCAAAATTTAGTGAATCCTACCACCCAACCAGCTCCACGGCTGATAACAGATGGTGGCACTGGTGTGGCACTTCCATATCTTGCTGCAGCATAGCATGTACCTGTATACTGCATACAAGTggtgaatataaaaaaattgaagtttcaAGGCAAACAAATGGTTAGTACAAGATGAACATTAGATGATTTTTCAGCCCTGAATGAATTAAGGGGTAAAGTGACTACCTCAAAAAAAGAAACGAAGGAAGCAGCGATCATTGCTAAAGCCTCCCCAGCATTGAATGTAGGAGGCCCCCATTGGAAGAAACCCGGAAAATACACCCTGTGTATAAATTCTAAACTTTTACCTCATCTTAAAAAGGCTGAAACTGGTGTAACTCAAACATTTCACATGTTCAAACATTATTAAGCATTTTTGAAGAACTAAGTTTTCATACATACAACATGTGTGTCTCCTATCTCATGAGTTGCTGTTATGTAGCAGTATCTTCTCATTTTCAATCTCATCATTTCTACAATTTTCGTTTATATAACTGATCACTGATTGAGAAAACATGTCTGCACTCAATCTCTTACCATGGAGCGGCTGTAACAAGTCCAGCACGATCAGTGCGGCAATTATTCTGTGTACTTTCTGACTTGTTGTTATACACAGTGCATGAAGTTAGAAACAGTGCGAATAACCATGCAATTGTAACAGTGAAGAGCACCGAATATCGGTCACATATAGGCCTTTTCATGCCAATATAACGATTAAGATACTGCATACACATACATCACTGTTAAACACTTAGATCAAAAAGTTAAAGAATAAATACTCAATGGTTTAAAATCTCTTCGGAATTCTCTGTTTTCGTCCTGAAATTCTTATTTGAAATCCTTTGAGCACATTCCTGTTTTGTAAAAGTTTGATCCACCAAGATCAAGTTGGACAAAGCAAACATGTAAACAACTGTGCAAGACCAACTTGCCTGCGATATGAAAACAAATACAACTAATGTTGGAAGCCCAATTTCAACACATTCTGTCACCTGCAACATTGATTGGAAAATATAGAGGGAGGAAAAGGAATACAAAACTTCTGTCAAACATGAAAATCAAGACATCACAAATACCATTGGGAAACCAAAACGATAGAGGCTGAGTCCTGTGAAAGTTATATAAGGCACTACACTGAGTGGACTGAGGAACCTGAGATGATTGAAGTGGCTAACAGTATTAAAAATGTTGATCAAAAAGTTAGATAGAATAGTTATTAAAAGAAGATTATCAGATGATGAAACCAGCCAAGAAAATCACGCTAACCTGACAGCATTCCTCCAAAAGCCAAAGAATCCAACAGCCATCTGGAAACATGCAGTTATGATCAAGGCACCTTGAATAGCTCTCATTGTCTGAATAAACCTCTGGAAAAATCAAGCATTGAGTCAAAAAATCACTAACAGTAAcagaagaaaatataagaagCAAAAATAGTATATCACAGACCTCATAAGAATCCGTGTATGAATTGTATCTTCTGGCATGGATAATAGATGTTATAGGTACTATGTAAGTGTATGAACCAACAACTACAATTGGAAGTCGAGTTCCAAACAAGGATTGAAGAAATGTGCTTATTCCAGAAACAAATAAAAGTGTCTGAAACACTCGTGTCTTCTCAGCCTACATTGATCAAAGCATTCAGCTTCATTTCTATATTCAAAATCTCAAAAgcatacaaaaaaaatgaaaaaagttcTTACTACTCCTCCACCCATTTGAGGAACAAGCATAGTTGGAATCAGAACGGTAACTCCTAGAGTCAGAAGGAAATGCTGAAATCCCAATAGCACTGCTTCACCTGCATCATGAAGCATATCTCTATCTTTTGCAATGATATGTAAGATTTTGTGTTGtaaattccaacaaaaaaattcaaagtttttatagttcttattatcattattataagtAGACAAGAGTGTACTAACGCCATGGAGGAGGACTCTTGATGCAATATTGAACTCCAGGCAATTGTTCATGCACAGCATGTGGCTGCACCTCCTCCACTTTCTTTGCAGCACCTGCATTTTTGTTAGTATCACTTGCATGGTTGCATGCAGCATTATCTTGAGCCATCTTTAACCAGTATCAGATGAAAGAACTTTTTCATCTTCTGAGATGATTGatcatttttctaatataaGGAGAATTGTATATGAATTCCAATTAATTTCAATTCAGTAACCAAACATTTCAAGATTAATTTGGTTTAATCAGTTACAAGAATTGGAATTATGCACCATTATGTTAATGGTATAAAACGGTCtacaacattaatatttttgttaagtGCCATGAAATTATTCCACTGAAAAGTAATTATCACTTTCTTTACCAGGGTTTGGgattaaagtatttttaaattttgaaatcttacTTGGTTGGATATCTTCTTTTTGGACAATTTCATTGtactaaacaaatattaatttttgcttttagtttaaaattttatgcttgtATGCATGGTAGATAATGAAACcaaatagattaaaatatattaaaaaactattttatatttttttaaataattacaatagAGTTTTTATTCCATCTCTCGAAGAAAGATCaagcaaaataaattatacatgtACAAATCCCATTTATAGCTACAAAGTTTGCTATAAATTTTAAaggtaaatatgtttttagtctctcaaCTATCAAGCacttttgggtttagtccctctTCCAAACTTTGGTTCACTTTACAGAATATTGGCCATGGCTggttgaagatggagaagaaaagAGTGTCCACAGAAGATGAACCATTGAACGAAGAAGAAAAGGGATTCCAGTTTTGACCCtacaatttaatgttttttcttttaattttagttagAGTTACAAACAAACTTAGAATTGGTCTTCACGTGGCACACCGTTAGCCATgtcagaaaaaaattaactcgTTAGGTATGAAAGGCGAAATATTAAAGTTTCCTTATGGACAAGGATCAAAGTGAACTAAAGCttgaaagagagactaaacAAAAAACGCTTGATaattgagggactaaaaacatatttaacgtGTTTTTCTCACCTCGCCTTTTTTGAGAAGATATTTAGAATCTTATTTAAATGTGTCAAGAAAACATCGTCTTAAATTTACACATTAGATCAGAAGTACCATTGAAATATCTAatccaaaatataaacaaaaaaatcattttgaattagatgttcataaatgaaaaattttatttgaaaaattttattttttaatttatattttgaattggaTAATCcgaaacatatttttaaattcaaactgtataatagttaaaaaagaaaaagacatggAAATAACTTTTAATGAAAGATAATTGAAAGTTATAGATTTTATGGGAGTGCCTGAATCAAAAAAGGGGAGTGGGGAAAGAAACGACCATCATCCAATGACTCCTTCTTCCTCCAAGTCTTGATTTCTGGCACCTATAGTCCAAATTGTCTAAAACTACCTTTTTAAGTTGTACAATTTGAAAACAGATGATGATGTAGTCTCGAGTAAATTACATTTTCAGTTTGTAAATTATGGAATTCATTTAATGCTTTACAAATGTAATCACGAATTAAATAATctatagatatattttaaattcgtATTATATTTACAGATTGGGTTTTTAAAACAACTTATAAATTCTTTAATCCACAAGTTAAACTTAGAATTTTGAATTCCACGATCCAAAATTATTCTATCGTGATAAATCCATTGTCGTTACTGTTGAGTCTATCGAAGAGGAAGTTCCCTCTTTATTCAAAAccttaaaaatgttttattttttcatttctatctaaTGTGAAAGTTGGATTCACACTTGGATATCCAACCATTATCAATTATATGATCCGAAatgtcataatttattttttaatcatgttATCCCTCACTTCActagatataaaattattattttgaattgttaaaTCCTTTATCACAATCCACAAATAACTCCTGTACCACTGTCACATTTGCTATTTCTATGTTACTTTCAAAGAAATCAAAAACTTATTAATAAGAGTTAACTAACTTTATAGCCTACTATACCATATGAGGAATGAGCTACCATCAAGACCggttataaattaaaacaattaatcttgactaactaaaagataaaatgtgattatttatattttcaattagatataattaagttgatattaataaaaaaattacttaaaaatctataaatacatatatttgaAGTAAAGAGATAAGTAATTTGGATTTATTAATGATTTCTGGACGTATTTTCTAGATTATTTAAACAAACAATTGTTCTAAGACTTGAATTTCAGGACAGTTTTTGCATTCCAAATAACTTATCAAATTTTAGATTATTGATATCGATCCTATATCTTGAAATGTACAAAACATTTACTTAAatgaattataaataagaaaagacaaaataaacattttaaagaaATGGAGGATGATGAAAAAGAATATGGAGAAGAAAATGATGgtgatgttatgttatttcgTGTGTAATAAATATTCTTCGTAAAACTGGTAGGCATCATCACATTAGCCTCTAAAactaaaaaactattaaatgaatttgtaaatattaaataaattctttaagtttaatatacaataatagtataaattataCTGAGCTAATTActattaaatatgataatattttgttttatccaTCGTCTACCAAACAAGATGCTGGAAAAAATCACTTCctataactaaaaacatatGTTGTGTTGTTGTTTATGTTATATACTTGTTCACCCATACCTTAAGCATGCTTCTGTTACAGggaaagtttaaatttaatggAATTACATACTTTTACTATCTAAAGGAGGGAATTTTGGTTCATGATATCAATACTATTAAAACATTTGAGttggtattttataaaagttctTGTTAAAACCatgttatttatttcattaaattaaaatttaattattattttatatattaatgtgtgaaaaatattgaaacaaaaattgcGCAGAGGGAAAAATATCTTAAAGTAAGAGAAGATTTGTCTCGTCTATAAAATTGACATTGAACTGTCACGACACCAGCAATTATTAACATAGTTTTTCGAAAAAGGCAAAGTAAAAAACTGTAtgatatacattattaaaaaaaaactctttcaaaatatgtttgaagtgttaatatttgttaaagCGAAGTTAATGtgaatttatgatttattttatgttttgagtGTGAGGTATTATCGAAAACATTAGACATAATGActgtgaattttttattttattatgatattgaGATTGAAATAGTGTCttatttgtaattattgatTTGATTAATGAAAAGCTAGTgcgaatattcatttaaaaacgACAATTATCAATTGGACCGAGATAGTAGGGCCACTATTCATGAGAgacaaaacttaataaaaactTTCTACACGTGTTCTTTGACATCTGAGAACTCATATGGGCATggaatcttttaaaaaaagttaaatatgattttaatttcttaaaattaaattaatattcgtttctctttttcaaattttaattcaaactcttttcaaaacaaatttaaattttctgtttatataCTTATACAACTGATACTCTACTTAAATTCAAACTCTATTTAAAGTCTCGTGAATAGGAATGATGAAAGGGAGTTTGTATGGTAAAAATAGTGGCCTTATAACCTATTTTAAAAGAAAgctatgaaaaacaaaaatggagGTGTGTTAAAAGAATACGTATTGGGCCACAAACATATTAGAGAAGATGTAAAAATAAGATGAGAGagatgtaaaaagaaaaacaagtgatgtgaatattattatatttttttaaatgggtTTTATAAAActggtttgattttttttaactagatgattttaataaattctctttttgtagttttcttttccttttttatcttctttgttcttttttttcctaattttttaataaattccaattttttaatttgtttattattattttttctgcatattattatttcaaaagaattatttaaatacttgtatttttgaaaaagaaattttatttatctcaacgaaattatttaatattgaagtttGAATGTTGTAACTTCAGTTATTCATATTACCATTTGAAAATCATTTATCACCaatgaaataaaagattaaGAATGTGTTGTTTATTCTCGTGGTAAAAACATAAAAGCAATTGATGTAATTACCTTTTAAATTTAAGGCATTCTTATAAAGTGTTTCAAATAAATGTTTTGATCTTCCTCATGTAAGAAAAGAACtactaaaatcactaaaaacTGCTGTCATACTTTCTTTCCATACATTCCATTGATCAATATCAATTTTGACAAGAAAATAATTACGTAAGTCTTTTAATTTAGgtataatataacttaaattatGGGCAGTATCTTATTTttgatattcaatttttattgattaatataCTATATGAAAAACTTGAAAACTCTTTAAGGCTTTTGTCATTACATTgaaataatcttttaatttctGAGTCAATGATTTCTAATATCATtacaattattaatattttaataaatgtttaggtttaattagtattttcatcagatagtaaaatttatttaatgtgatctgttgattttttttttctatttaatcctcattttatttaaaatgattcaatatagatttttttcattaaattacaagttagttttgtttttttcttttgtcttcatCTTCAATCTTATTCCACCACCTCCTCTTTTTCTAATCCCATCACACTtactcttctcttttttttaaccATAAGATAACACTTCATATAACATGACTTTTCCTTCTTTCTATTCCATTGATCAAAAGAAATCTAACAATTTTCTCTTTCAGTTTTGTTATTAAAGGAAGCAAATAGAAGATGAAAGAAGAAAccaaatgaatttttttatttatttataagattacttaattgcaaaattaattcttatatgaaattattatgatcaattttaaatgatttttgaaTTGCTTCTTGTACTTTGATAGATAATTTCATGGGATTCCTTGCGATGTTTACATGAAGTTATGTATGAatgaaaagttgtagaaaagaGTTATAAGGAGGAACTTCTCATTGGTGATTTAAAGTGTTGCTAGTATGAATATAGGAAACTCAGTCTTTAGGGTTATTCTGAAACTCTAATGATTAGtcattctcaattagagaaaattgatacatgtggtgagagtagcagaAGATATTAGTCTAAGTGCTTCTAGTATGGCTTAAGACGCGATACAGACTAACTTTGTGAGTGTAATAAGGTGAAATTCATTAACAGTAACTTTATAAAGTAGAGGTCACCACATACAATCCATCATAACTCAACATTCTTCCTAAATTCAGATAGTCTCACTTTCAATcttgttttttcattaaattacaagttagttttgtttttttcttttgtctccACCTTCAATCTTATTCCACCACCTCCTCTTTTCCTAGTCCCACCTCACTTATTGtgctcttttctttttaaacagaATCAACATAAGATAACACTTTATAAGACATGACTTTTCCTCCTTTCTATTCTATTGATCAAAAGAAAtctaacaattttttctttcagaGTTGTTTTTAAAGAAAGCAAATAGAAGATGAAAGAAGAaatcaaatgattttttatttatttataacattacttaattacaaaattaattcctatatgaaattatgataaatttcaaataattttcaaagtaaaattatttagttgctaaaataaactttaaatatgaTATGTATAAA
This window of the Vigna angularis cultivar LongXiaoDou No.4 chromosome 7, ASM1680809v1, whole genome shotgun sequence genome carries:
- the LOC108337012 gene encoding putative nucleobase-ascorbate transporter 10, encoding MAQDNAACNHASDTNKNAGAAKKVEEVQPHAVHEQLPGVQYCIKSPPPWREAVLLGFQHFLLTLGVTVLIPTMLVPQMGGGVAEKTRVFQTLLFVSGISTFLQSLFGTRLPIVVVGSYTYIVPITSIIHARRYNSYTDSYERFIQTMRAIQGALIITACFQMAVGFFGFWRNAVRFLSPLSVVPYITFTGLSLYRFGFPMVTECVEIGLPTLVVFVFISQYLNRYIGMKRPICDRYSVLFTVTIAWLFALFLTSCTVYNNKSESTQNNCRTDRAGLVTAAPWVYFPGFFQWGPPTFNAGEALAMIAASFVSFFEYTGTCYAAARYGSATPVPPSVISRGAGWVGVSALLSGVFGSITGSTASVENAGLLALTKAGSRRVVQISSAFMIFFSIFGKLGAFFASVPMPIIAALYCVLFGYVSSGGLGFLQFCNLNNFRTKFVLGFSFFLGLSIPQYFTEYYHVKEHGGIPLWLNDVVSVIFMSHTTVAALVGFVLDVTLSREDDSARKDISLQWWERFSLYSADVKSDEFYSLPCRLDKLFPPS